One region of Macadamia integrifolia cultivar HAES 741 chromosome 11, SCU_Mint_v3, whole genome shotgun sequence genomic DNA includes:
- the LOC122093015 gene encoding craniofacial development protein 2-like — translation MLDDFKLWYLGDQSGRGRVGIVVDKDLKNNVVDAKRVGDKIISLKMVLDKKVVNIISVYAPQAGLDESCKLQFWEHMDELMHSFRVDEKIIMGGNLNGHIWKDRRSYIEVHRGYGVGERNEEGTSVLDFATAYDLSIANIFFR, via the coding sequence ATGTTGGACgactttaaactttggtattTGGGAGACCAGAGTGGAAGAGGCAGAGTTGGCATAGTGGTGgataaagacttgaagaacaatGTGGTAGACGCTAAAAGAGTGGGAGACAAGATTATATCCTTAAAGATGGTGTTAGATAAAAAAGTGGTCAACATTATCAGTGTTTATGCTCCACAAGCAGGATTGGATGAGAGCTGCAAGCTGCAATTTTGGGAGCATATGGATGAATTGATGCATAGTTTTAGAGTGGATGAAAAGATTATTATGGGAGGCAATCTGAATGGACACATTTGGAAGGATAGGAGAAGTTATATAGAGGTGCATAGAGGTTAtggagttggggagaggaatgaggagggaACCTCAGTTTTGGACTTCGCAACCGCCTACGATCTATCTATTGCTAacattttttttcgctaa